A region of the Burkholderia pyrrocinia genome:
GAGCACGTTGCAAGGGTTTCGCCAGACGCCGCCCGCGCTCGACGAAGTCGCGCGCGGGTTCGGCTACACGCGCCGGCAACGCATCGCCCACGTCGTGCTGCCGGCCGCGATCCCGACGCTCGCGACCGGCGTGCGGCTCGCGTTCACGAAGTCGTGGCTCGCGCTCGTCGTCGTCGAGCTCGTCGCGTCTTCCGAAGGGCTCGGCTACCTGATCGTGTACGGCCGGCAACTGTTCCAGCTCGATCTCGTGATGGCGGCCGTGGTCGTGGTCGGCGCGGTCGGCCTGCTGATCAACCGGTTGCTCGACGCACTCGAAGCGCGCCTGCGCCGCGGCGTGCCGTCCGCGTTCCGCGGCTGAACCGGCCTGCCTGCGCAACCGAAGGAGACCATCCCATGCCCCATCCCGCCACGCCGACGCTCGCGCCGGACGCTACGCCGTTGCCCGCCACGGCCGCCCGCCGCCTGCATGCGCCCGACTGGCGCGGCTTCGTGCTGCCGCTCGTCGCGTTCGCGCTCTGGTGGGCGATCGCTTCCGCGCACCTCGTGACCAGCGGGCTGCTCGTCGGCCCGGCCGACGTCCTGCACACCGCGTGGTCGCAGGTCGCGAGCGGCGCGCTCGGCCGCGCACTGTCCGCGTCGCTCGCGCGCGAAGCCTGCGGGTTCGCGATCGGCGCGACGGGCGGGCTGCTGCTCGGCGCGGCGCTCGGGCTGTCGCGCATCGCCGCGCGAATGGTCGGCCCGAGCTTCGACACGTTCAAGCAGATCTCGCTGTTCGCGTGGATTCCGCTGATTTCCGTGTGGTTCGGCCTCGGCGACGTCGCCAAGGTCGTGTTCCTGTCGCTCGCCGCGCTGCTGCCCGTCGCCGCGCATACGTGCGACGGCATTCACGCGGTGCCGCGCGCGTATGTCGACGTCGCCCGCGCGCTGCGTTACTCGCGGCTCCAGCTCGTCCGCCACGTGATCCTGCCGGCCGCGCTGCCGTCGATCTTCACCGGGCTGTATCTCGGC
Encoded here:
- a CDS encoding ABC transporter permease; the encoded protein is MPHPATPTLAPDATPLPATAARRLHAPDWRGFVLPLVAFALWWAIASAHLVTSGLLVGPADVLHTAWSQVASGALGRALSASLAREACGFAIGATGGLLLGAALGLSRIAARMVGPSFDTFKQISLFAWIPLISVWFGLGDVAKVVFLSLAALLPVAAHTCDGIHAVPRAYVDVARALRYSRLQLVRHVILPAALPSIFTGLYLGLIYSWLATLGAEYLLVAGSGIGNTLIDGSEQFRMDLVLFGIIVVGVTGWALNAIARAIERKVLARRGDLPR